One Azospirillum lipoferum 4B DNA segment encodes these proteins:
- a CDS encoding TIGR04295 family B12-binding domain-containing radical SAM protein, which produces MRVALVNPAWSFDHSIYFGCREAHLPLELGYSKALLERAGHEVLLLDGALDGLSNAEMAERVAAFTPGMTVLTTAPTYLFWRCAQPELRVPREFLTALGGRGGRTVAVGPHGSTTPAPTLGKLGVDLVVRGECEEIVAKLAEAAALEEIPSLAFHRDGDLVVTGGPHATRFTDLPALSWPVEWLQRHPHHHHRYGTEPVGPGAEVEASRGCPYNCSFCAKIDFRDQYRRRDTAIILEEIDGLIAAGVRYVYFIDEIFLPRRDLLEALVERPIEFGVQTRIDLWKPEMLDLLGAAGCVSIEAGVESLTEEGRASLDKKCRMSTDDLADRLIHARRSVPFVQANLIAVAGDDADMVKAWREKLLAAGVWANDPVPLYPYPASPDYRRLWGEPDDRAWERAHEHYLGQFERLSDIQEDEPLPLTELEAACSCR; this is translated from the coding sequence GGAGCTGGGGTATAGCAAGGCGCTGCTGGAGCGGGCCGGTCACGAGGTGCTGCTGCTGGACGGCGCGCTGGACGGCCTGTCGAACGCGGAGATGGCGGAGCGGGTCGCCGCCTTTACGCCCGGCATGACCGTGCTGACCACGGCGCCGACCTACCTGTTCTGGCGCTGCGCCCAGCCGGAACTGCGCGTGCCGCGCGAGTTCCTGACAGCGCTGGGCGGGCGCGGCGGGCGAACCGTCGCGGTCGGCCCGCACGGTTCCACCACCCCGGCGCCGACCTTGGGCAAGCTCGGCGTCGATCTGGTGGTGCGCGGGGAGTGTGAGGAGATCGTCGCCAAGCTGGCGGAAGCTGCGGCGCTGGAAGAAATTCCGTCGCTGGCCTTCCATCGCGACGGCGATCTGGTGGTGACCGGCGGACCGCATGCCACGCGCTTCACCGACTTGCCGGCGCTGTCCTGGCCTGTTGAGTGGCTGCAGCGCCACCCGCACCACCACCACCGTTACGGTACCGAACCGGTCGGGCCGGGGGCGGAGGTGGAGGCGTCGCGCGGCTGTCCCTACAACTGCAGCTTCTGCGCCAAGATCGATTTCCGCGACCAGTACCGGCGGCGCGACACAGCCATCATCCTGGAGGAGATCGACGGGCTGATCGCGGCCGGTGTGCGCTACGTCTATTTCATCGACGAGATCTTCCTGCCCCGGCGCGACCTGCTGGAAGCGCTGGTCGAGCGGCCCATCGAGTTCGGCGTGCAGACGCGCATCGATCTGTGGAAGCCGGAAATGCTCGACCTGCTGGGGGCTGCCGGCTGCGTGTCGATCGAGGCCGGGGTGGAAAGCCTGACCGAGGAAGGCCGCGCCTCGCTCGACAAGAAATGCCGGATGAGCACCGACGATCTGGCCGACCGGCTGATCCATGCCCGGCGCAGCGTGCCCTTCGTCCAGGCCAATCTGATCGCCGTGGCCGGCGACGATGCCGACATGGTGAAGGCCTGGCGGGAGAAGCTGCTGGCCGCCGGGGTGTGGGCCAACGACCCGGTGCCGCTCTACCCCTATCCGGCCTCGCCCGATTACCGTCGCCTGTGGGGCGAGCCGGACGACCGGGCGTGGGAGCGGGCGCACGAGCATTACCTTGGCCAGTTCGAACGCCTGAGCGACATCCAGGAGGACGAGCCCTTGCCGCTGACGGAGCTGGAGGCGGCATGCTCCTGCCGCTGA